From a single Populus trichocarpa isolate Nisqually-1 chromosome 17, P.trichocarpa_v4.1, whole genome shotgun sequence genomic region:
- the LOC18099370 gene encoding double-stranded RNA-binding protein 1 has protein sequence MDNPTESELSNPASPSPAPPALAPPPCTTPDLAPHPVTSQVIAPNQAPVPDPTPSQAPVPDPTPSPAPVHEPTPSPAPVPDPTPNPAPAPDSTLSPSPAASTTTLTSRVSENISFSKKLVKKGLPDNLMYKNRLQEYTQKSSLQLPVYQTLNEGPAHMPRFRSTVWVDGARYRSQKTFLHRKAAEQDVANLALESILKRVKDEGCPLLLGDTVFCKSILNEFAVKVNREKPTYNTVQSPGLLPVFISTLVFDGVSYTGDAGRNKKEAEQLAARAVILSLIGNSGSSKILYEIIKSKSKLYAALDRVKDPSHSQPNIVPVAVKVGHCSETTVDQEQEVSTAVVRDAAPVSANIVPVAVKVGHCSETTVDQEQEVSTAVVRDAVPVSAIPPAASGMHPSHHDSKRPRPDLHPVSEQPLVVDFGSSSAKKRRKNKKKDNKETDTQFPTDAIPLNQASPCSVAQ, from the exons ATGGATAATCCGACCGAATCCGAACTCTCTAACCCAGCTTCACCTTCTCCAGCTCCTCCGGCTCTGGCTCCACCTCCTTGTACTACTCCTGATTTGGCTCCACATCCAGTTACATCTCAAGTAATAGCTCCAAATCAGGCGCCAGTTCCTGACCCGACCCCAAGTCAGGCGCCAGTTCCTGACCCGACCCCAAGCCCGGCGCCAGTTCATGAACCGACCCCAAGCCCAGCGCCAGTTCCTGACCCGACCCCAAATCCAGCTCCAGCTCCTGATTCCACTCTATCTCCGTCTCCGGCTGCCTCTACCACTACCCTTACGTCTCGGGTTTCTGAAAATATCTCTTTCTCAAAGAAATTAGTGAAAAAAG GCCTTCCGGACAACCTGATGTACAAGAATCGTCTGCAAGAATACACACAAAAATCATCTTTACAGCTCCCTGTATATCAAACTTTAAATGAAGGACCTGCTCATATGCCAAGGTTTAGATCGACTGTGTGGGTAGATGGAGCACGGTATAGATCCCAAAAAACTTTCTTGCATCGAAAAGCAGCTGAACAAGATGTTGCGAACCTTGCACTTGAGAGTATCCTAAAAAGAGTAAAGGATGAAGGATGTCCACTTCTACTTGGG GACACGGTGTTTTGCAAATCCATTCTGAATGAATTTGCAGTGAAGGTGAATCGTGAAAAACCTACTTACAACACTGTTCAGTCGCCTGGGCTGCTGCCTGTTTTCATATCTACTTTGGTTTTTGATGGTGTAAGTTATACTGGTGATGCTGGCAGAAACAAGAAAGAGGCTGAGCAATTGGCAGCACGTGCTGTGATCCTTTCTCTTATAG GTAATTCTGGGTCATCAAAAATTCTTTATGAAATAATCAAGTCTAAAAGCAAACTCTATGCTGCATTGGATAGGGTCAAGGACCCAAGCCATTCCCAACCCAACATTGTACCTGTGGCAGTAAAAGTTGGACATTGCTCTGAAACCACAGTCGATCAAGAGCAAGAGGTAAGCACTGCTGTTGTTAGGGATGCTGCACCAGTGAGTGCAAACATTGTACCTGTGGCAGTAAAAGTTGGACATTGCTCTGAAACCACAGTCGATCAAGAGCAAGAGGTAAGCACTGCTGTTGTTAGGGATGCTGTACCAGTGAGTGCAATTCCACCTGCAGCTTCAGGAATGCATCCTTCCCACCATGACTCCAAGAGACCAAGACCAGATCTGCACCCTGTTTCAGAACAGCCTCTGGTTGTTGACTTTGGTTCTAGTTCAGCTAAAAAGAGgaggaagaacaagaaaaaggatAACAAAGAAACTGATACCCA GTTTCCTACTGATGCAATTCCTCTGAATCAAGCATCACCTTGTTCTGTAGCCCAATGA
- the LOC18099369 gene encoding putative transcription factor bHLH086, whose protein sequence is MALAKDRMDSVQTCALYGNVMGDLSSLGPNYGFDEEGDRNFEKNSALMIKNLAMSPSPPSLGSPSSANSGELVFQATDNQVEEAHSLINFKGTGFDSIMHANGSLISFEQSNRVSQTSSHKDDYSAWEGNLSCNYQWNQINPKCNANPRLMEDLNCYQSASNFNSITNSAEKENHGDWLYTHESTIVTDSIPDSATPDASSFHKRPNMGESMQALKKQRDSATKKPKPKSAGPAKDPQSIAAKNRRERISERLKMLQDLVPNGSKVDLVTMLEKAISYVKFLQLQVKVLATDEFWPVQGGKAPDISQVKGAIDAILSSQTKDRNSNSSSK, encoded by the exons ATGGCACTTGCCAAGGACCGTATGGATTCGGTTCAAACTTGCGCCCTTTATGGAAATGTGATGGGGGATCTTTCCTCCTTGGGGCCTaattatggatttgatgaagaGGGAGATAGGAACTTTGAGAAAAATAGTGCGCTTATGATCAAGAATTTAGCTATGAGCCCTTCTCCTCCTTCTCTTGGCAGTCCAAGCAGTGCAAATTCTGGTGAACTAGTGTTTCAGGCTACTGACAATCAAGTTGAGGAAGCTCATTCTTTGATCAACTTCAAAGGTACCGGATTTGATAGTATCATGCATGCTAATGGATCTTTGATTAGCTTTGAGCAAAGTAATAGGGTTTCTCAAACTAGTAGTCACAAAGATGACTACTCTGCTTGGGAGGGTAATTTGAGTTGCAATTACCAGTGGAACCAAATCAATCCAAAATGTAACGCAAATCCTCGGTTGATGGAAGATCTTAATTGCTATCAAAGTGCAAGCAACTTCAACTCCATAACCAACAGTGCTGAAAAGGAAAACCATGGTGATTGGTTATACACTCATGAATCCACAATTGTTACTGATAGCATTCCCGATTCTGCAACACCAGATGCCAGCAGCTTCCATAAGCGTCCCAATATG GGAGAGAGTATGCAGGCTCTAAAGAAGCAACGCGACAGCGCCACAAAAAAGCCGAAACCCAAGTCTGCTGGTCCAGCTAAGGATCCACAAAGTATTGCTGCCAAG AATCGACGAGAGCGGATTAGCGAGCGCCTTAAGATGTTGCAGGATTTAGTCCCTAACGGCTCCAAG GTTGATTTGGTTACTATGCTAGAGAAAGCCATTAGTTATGTTAAGTTTCTTCAATTGCAAGTAAAG GTGTTGGCCACTGATGAATTCTGGCCAGTTCAAGGTGGTAAAGCTCCTGATATTTCTCAAGTAAAGGGAGCCATTGATGCCATACTCTCATCTCAGACTAAAGACAGAAATTCAAACTCAAGCTCAAAGTGA
- the LOC18099371 gene encoding pentatricopeptide repeat-containing protein At1g77360, mitochondrial isoform X1, whose translation MASNSKKRLLDNDLNQGFIRKHRHHHSPSSSSITKKPSFQSYLETPNLPPTIKLLCEIIANTPSHNVESVLDATVIRVKQTDVEQVLKLSYSSPGSAVKFFRWAGLQLNDKHSPYSWNLVVDLLGKNSMFDAMWGAIKSMKRENLVSLATFASVFSSYVIVDRVKEAIMTFEVMDQYGCTRNVVALNSLLSAICREGRTFDAVEFLHVAKNRILPDADSYAILLEGWEKEMNVASARTTFADMVSMVGWDPRNVPAYDTFLSTLLMGYDGLREAMKHFDTMKDRGCFPGVKFFRLALEECLKCNDVRAAMLIWETLVARVGFRPDIQLYNLMIGIHCYDNQTDIANKFLDEMIYNGVFPDSQTYNVLFQYLIKYKKLKEASFVLNEMIKNEFFPNKTNCNAAIKAYMDSKEPYMAIKVWKCMMENYGESDLEEAGNMLVVELRYHHMVPEAVKYAEVMIEKGIKLTSSSLSKLKQMLNEEKKPILYEELLRKWKAHRVD comes from the coding sequence ATGGCCAGCAACAGCAAGAAGAGACTACTCGATAATGACCTTAACCAAGGCTTCATCAGAAAACACCGCCACCATCACTCTCCCTCATCTTCCTCAATAACCAAGAAACCCTCTTTCCAATCTTATCTTGAAACCCCAAATCTCCCACCAACAATCAAACTCCTCTGTGAAATTATAGCAAACACACCTTCTCATAATGTGGAATCAGTTCTTGATGCCACCGTTATACGTGTTAAACAAACCGATGTAGAACAAGTTCTTAAATTGTCTTATTCTTCACCTGGCTCAGCTGTCAAGTTCTTCAGATGGGCTGGCTTGCAACTTAATGACAAACATAGTCCTTATTCTTGGAATCTTGTTGTTGATCTTTTAGGTAAGAATTCTATGTTTGATGCTATGTGGGGTGCTATTAAGTCTATGAAAAGAGAAAACTTGGTTTCTTTAGCTACTTTTGCTTCAGTTTTTAGTAGTTATGTTATTGTTGATAGAGTTAAAGAAGCTATTATGACTTTTGAAGTTATGGATCAATATGGTTGTACTCGAAATGTTGTTGCTTTGAATTCTTTGTTAAGTGCTATTTGTCGAGAAGGTAGAACTTTTGATGCTGTTGAGTTTTTACATGTGGCAAAGAATAGGATTTTACCTGATGCTGATTCATATGCGATTTTATTAGAGGGGTGGGAAAAGGAAATGAATGTGGCTAGTGCGAGAACGACTTTTGCAGATATGGTGAGCATGGTTGGTTGGGATCCAAGGAATGTTCCGGCATATGATACGTTTCTGAGTACTTTGCTTATGGGGTATGATGGGTTGCGCGAGGCGATGAAGCATTTTGACACGATGAAGGACAGGGGCTGTTTTCCTGGGGTAAAGTTTTTTAGACTAGCACTTGAAGAGTGCTTGAAGTGTAATGATGTTAGAGCGGCTATGTTGATTTGGGAGACATTGGTGGCAAGGGTTGGGTTTAGGCCTGATATTCAGTTGTATAATTTGATGATTGGTATACATTGTTATGATAACCAAACTGATATAGCGAACAAGTTTTTGGATGAGATGATTTATAATGGAGTGTTCCCTGACTCACAAACATATAATGTGCTGTTCCAATACTTGATTAAGTATAAAAAGTTGAAGGAGGCATCATTTGTGCTCAACGAGATGATCAAGAATGAATTCTTTCCTAACAAAACAAATTGCAATGCTGCTATTAAGGCATATATGGATTCGAAGGAACCTTATATGGCTATAAAAGTGTGGAAATGCATGATGGAGAATTATGGTGAATCAGACTTGGAAGAGGCTGGAAATATGTTGGTTGTTGAGCTCCGCTATCATCATATGGTTCCAGAAGCAGTAAAGTATGCCGAGGTTATGATTGAAAAGGGAATCAAGTTGACCTCTTCGTCATTATCAAAGTTGAAACAGATGCTTAATGAGGAGAAAAAGCCAATTTTGTATGAGGAACTTCTGAGAAAGTGGAAAGCTCATCGGGTAGACTAA
- the LOC18099371 gene encoding pentatricopeptide repeat-containing protein At1g71060, mitochondrial isoform X2, whose amino-acid sequence MASNSKKRLLDNDLNQGFIRKHRHHHSPSSSSITKKPSFQSYLETPNLPPTIKLLCEIIANTPSHNVESVLDATVIRVKQTDVEQVLKLSYSSPGSAVKFFRWAGLQLNDKHSPYSWNLVVDLLEGWEKEMNVASARTTFADMVSMVGWDPRNVPAYDTFLSTLLMGYDGLREAMKHFDTMKDRGCFPGVKFFRLALEECLKCNDVRAAMLIWETLVARVGFRPDIQLYNLMIGIHCYDNQTDIANKFLDEMIYNGVFPDSQTYNVLFQYLIKYKKLKEASFVLNEMIKNEFFPNKTNCNAAIKAYMDSKEPYMAIKVWKCMMENYGESDLEEAGNMLVVELRYHHMVPEAVKYAEVMIEKGIKLTSSSLSKLKQMLNEEKKPILYEELLRKWKAHRVD is encoded by the exons ATGGCCAGCAACAGCAAGAAGAGACTACTCGATAATGACCTTAACCAAGGCTTCATCAGAAAACACCGCCACCATCACTCTCCCTCATCTTCCTCAATAACCAAGAAACCCTCTTTCCAATCTTATCTTGAAACCCCAAATCTCCCACCAACAATCAAACTCCTCTGTGAAATTATAGCAAACACACCTTCTCATAATGTGGAATCAGTTCTTGATGCCACCGTTATACGTGTTAAACAAACCGATGTAGAACAAGTTCTTAAATTGTCTTATTCTTCACCTGGCTCAGCTGTCAAGTTCTTCAGATGGGCTGGCTTGCAACTTAATGACAAACATAGTCCTTATTCTTGGAATCTTGTTGTTGATCTTTTAG AGGGGTGGGAAAAGGAAATGAATGTGGCTAGTGCGAGAACGACTTTTGCAGATATGGTGAGCATGGTTGGTTGGGATCCAAGGAATGTTCCGGCATATGATACGTTTCTGAGTACTTTGCTTATGGGGTATGATGGGTTGCGCGAGGCGATGAAGCATTTTGACACGATGAAGGACAGGGGCTGTTTTCCTGGGGTAAAGTTTTTTAGACTAGCACTTGAAGAGTGCTTGAAGTGTAATGATGTTAGAGCGGCTATGTTGATTTGGGAGACATTGGTGGCAAGGGTTGGGTTTAGGCCTGATATTCAGTTGTATAATTTGATGATTGGTATACATTGTTATGATAACCAAACTGATATAGCGAACAAGTTTTTGGATGAGATGATTTATAATGGAGTGTTCCCTGACTCACAAACATATAATGTGCTGTTCCAATACTTGATTAAGTATAAAAAGTTGAAGGAGGCATCATTTGTGCTCAACGAGATGATCAAGAATGAATTCTTTCCTAACAAAACAAATTGCAATGCTGCTATTAAGGCATATATGGATTCGAAGGAACCTTATATGGCTATAAAAGTGTGGAAATGCATGATGGAGAATTATGGTGAATCAGACTTGGAAGAGGCTGGAAATATGTTGGTTGTTGAGCTCCGCTATCATCATATGGTTCCAGAAGCAGTAAAGTATGCCGAGGTTATGATTGAAAAGGGAATCAAGTTGACCTCTTCGTCATTATCAAAGTTGAAACAGATGCTTAATGAGGAGAAAAAGCCAATTTTGTATGAGGAACTTCTGAGAAAGTGGAAAGCTCATCGGGTAGACTAA
- the LOC112324681 gene encoding uncharacterized protein LOC112324681 produces the protein MGMWDGHALCWVFSWNRVLRGRNTGLLAKMYAILSRVQLEKETEDRLVWKANNTRRFLVKSLYGLLNLSPPLNTVFFFRGIWRGLVPPKVEVFCWMTIINKINTRSMLVKRGILDTSAANCPICLVEEEMVDHLFIHCYKHWLIWSKIINWCGLAWCCPRNLPNLFSQWDSLVYGKFQKKAWVMLFFSVAWSMWLLRNDVIFKQKIPNYDTLFFLIVTRLCLWLKAIEPDFPYSSSDLLRSAEGLIRWTNSQTLRTGVMQSPPMTNRFK, from the coding sequence ATGGGAATGTGGGACGGTCATGCATTGTGCTGGGTTTTTTCCTGGAACAGAGTTTTGAGAGGCAGGAATACTGGACTTCTTGCTAAAATGTACGCTATTCTGTCAAGGGTGCAATTGGAGAAAGAAACAGAGGATAGGCTTGTCTGGAAAGCAAATAACACAAGAAGATTCTTGGTTAAATCTCTCTATGGGCTTTTAAATCTCAGTCCTCCATTGAACACTGTCTTCTTCTTTAGGGGGATTTGGAGAGGTCTCGTCCCCCCTAAAGTGGAGGTTTTTTGCTGGATGActatcatcaacaaaatcaacACCCGTAGCATGTTAGTTAAAAGAGGCATCTTGGATACCTCAGCTGCAAACTGTCCTATTTGCCTAGTCGAGGAAGAAATGGTCGACCACCTTTTTATCCATTGCTACAAGCACTGGCTCATTTGGTCCAAAATCATCAACTGGTGTGGCTTAGCTTGGTGTTGTCCAAGGAACTTGCCAAATCTCTTCTCTCAGTGGGACTCTTTGGTTTATggaaaatttcagaaaaaagcATGGGTGATGTTGTTCTTCTCTGTGGCATGGTCTATGTGGCTTCTCCGCAATGATGTGATATTTAAGCAGAAGATCCCAAACTATGATACTCTGTTCTTCCTTATTGTTACTCGACTTTGCTTATGGTTAAAGGCTATAGAACCAGATTTTCCCTACTCCTCTTCAGATTTGCTAAGATCCGCCGAAGGTCTGATTCGATGGACTAATTCTCAAACTTTGAGGACTGGTGTTATGCAGTCTCCCCCTATGACTAATAGATTCAAATGA